One stretch of Rana temporaria chromosome 10, aRanTem1.1, whole genome shotgun sequence DNA includes these proteins:
- the LOC120915342 gene encoding ferritin heavy chain A-like, whose translation MNSQLRQNYSHDCEAAINRVVNLKMYASYTYLSLAYYFDRDDVALHHVSEFFKELSHEEREHAEKFLKYQNKRGGRVLLQEIKKPDQDTWGSTLEAMQTALNLEKNVNQALLELHNVATDRKDAHLCDFMESEHLREHVEHIKKIGDHITNLKRLGAPQNGMGEYLFDKHSL comes from the exons ATGAACTCTCAACTGCGCCAGAACTACAGCCATGACTGCGAAGCCGCTATTAATCGCGTGGTCAATCTGAAGATGTATGCATCTTATACCTACCTGTCCCTG GCATATTATTTTGACCGTGACGATGTGGCACTACATCATGTGTCTGAGTTCTTCAAGGAATTGAGCCACGAAGAGCGAGAGCATGCTGAGAAGTTCCTTAAGTACCAGAACAAGCGTGGGGGACGTGTTCTTCTTCAGGAGATCAAG AAACCTGACCAGGACACTTGGGGAAGCACCCTGGAGGCCATGCAGACGGCTCTGAATCTGGAGAAGAATGTTAATCAGGCTCTACTGGAATTGCACAATGTGGCAACTGATAGAAAAGATGCCCAT TTATGCGATTTCATGGAGTCTGAGCATTTGAGGGAACATGTGGAACACATTAAGAAGATTGGAGACCACATTACCAACTTGAAGCGGCTGGGTGCCCCCCAGAATGGCATGGGCGAATATCTGTTTGATAAACACAGTCTGTAG